In Pocillopora verrucosa isolate sample1 chromosome 13, ASM3666991v2, whole genome shotgun sequence, one genomic interval encodes:
- the LOC131776217 gene encoding E3 ubiquitin-protein ligase TRIM71-like: MESLLVNLRKQVTCSICLDTYTEPKTISCLHTFCCECLEKHARVSQKQGKFRCPECQAAIDLPEGNRFDRLPNSFFHKSLLSLLAVRQSGEASSITCYQCSATNPQMHYCFDCGRFMCPDCFNAHEVLKKSFQGHKVTPVQDFKAEDYEALLRRQPFCSQEFHEREITRFFCSQCKVCICPICIVTDHQNHKVVLLDKAAHEEKDNIMSGAKLIKNMESELQEVIRQFEETISKLESNMATAKRSVKQAAEQMIANIREREREALESLEATRVSRLHIINSAKREVQSLVKQINQAAQFAENLVQRTSSSDIMQNKETLRTKFEELLRVEVPKHQQTSFVKFTAASQKDLKLGFIEVTEDTAKAAKSTIEGLDKTLQAGVEAEFTLYPKTSRGEMSNEANLKGRVELLIKPVKDVRNVVVEEKEDGNLRLKFTPKVPGTCSIEVKIDGDKLPHCPTTVRVKERELVVSQLKLQLFEGDAIERLYGIAVNTEGQIILTDNFGHCVYVFDKNGNCLRKSRGEGSNSGQFQFPDGISLLNDNEVLIADLGNSTIQRLNIHTGTVVKSFGKIGEEKGELRNPIDVTVDDEGRVVVTEWGNNRIQVMSDEGQSIFTFGDKGPEKLCRPTCCIPYKNMFLVSDGENHCIKAFDQSGTFLYKFGKEGYQDGQFKTPYGLLVDSSNNLLVCDFDNNRVQQFSLDGRFIGKSITRLSNPTAITKASDGRILVASHGEKKVYILK; this comes from the coding sequence ATGGAGTCGCTTTTGGTAAATCTCAGGAAACAAGTTACTTGTTCCATTTGCCTCGATACCTACACCGAGCCCAAAACTATATCATGTCTTCACACGTTTTGCTGTGAATGTCTAGAGAAACATGCAAGAGTGAGCCAGAAACAGGGAAAATTccgatgccccgagtgtcaggcagCGATCGATTTACCAGAAGGAAATCGCTTCGACCGTTTGCCTAACAGCTTTTTCCATAAAagtttgttgagtcttctcGCTGTTCGACAAAGTGGCGAGGCAAGTAGCATTACTTGCTATCAATGCAGCGCAACCAACCCTCAGATGCACTACTGCTTCGATTGTGGACGATTCATGTGCCCTGATTGTTTCAACGCACATGAAGTGCTCAAGAAGTCTTTTCAAGGACATAAAGTCACGCCAGTTCAAGACTTCAAAGCAGAAGATTACGAAGCATTGTTGAGGCGGCAACCGTTTTGTTCTCAAGAATTCCACGAGAGAGAAATTACACGGTTTTTTTGCTCGCAGTGTAAGGTTTGCATTTGTCCAATTTGCATAGTCACGGATCATCAAAACCACAAAGTTGTTCTTCTCGACAAAGCAGCCCACGAGGAAAAGGACAACATCATGTCGGGCGCAAAATTGATCAAGAATATGGAAAGCGAGCTCCAGGAAGTCATAAGGCAGTTTGAAGAAACCATTTCTAAGCTGGAAAGCAATATGGCAACGGCTAAGCGAAGCGTCAAGCAAGCAGCTGAACAAATGATCGCAAATATTCGAGAGCGCGAGCGAGAGGCGTTGGAATCCCTGGAGGCAACACGCGTGTCGAGACTCCATATAATTAACTCGGCTAAACGGGAAGTGCAATCCTTAGTAAAACAAATTAACCAAGCAGCTCAGTTTGCAGAAAATCTGGTGCAGAGAACCTCAAGCTCGGATATTATGCAGAACAAAGAAACTTTAAGGACTAAATTTGAAGAGCTTCTGCGAGTTGAAGTTCCAAAACATCAGCAGACGTCATTCGTCAAATTCACTGCGGCATCTCAAAAGGACTTAAAACTGGGTTTTATTGAAGTCACTGAAGACACCGCAAAGGCTGCTAAATCAACAATAGAAGGATTAGATAAAACTTTGCAGGCTGGTGTGGAAGCAGAGTTTACGTTATATCCAAAGACATCTAGAGGAGAGATGAGTAACGAGGCTAATCTTAAAGGTCGTGTCGAACTGTTAATTAAACCCGTCAAGGATGTTAGAAACGTGGTTGTCGAAGAGAAAGAAGACGGCAATCTTAGATTGAAGTTTACTCCCAAAGTACCTGGCACCTGTAGCATTGAGGTGAAGATTGATGGCGATAAACTGCCGCACTGTCCCACGACAGTGCGGGTTAAAGAACGTGAACTTGTGGTCAGTCAGTTAAAGTTACAGCTCTTTGAAGGGGACGCGATTGAACGGTTATATGGAATTGCTGTGAATACAGAGGGCCAGATAATTTTGACAGATAACTTTGGCCACTGTGTTTATGTCTTTGACAAAAATGGCAACTGTTTAAGAAAAAGTAGAGGCGAGGGTAGCAATTCGGGACAATTTCAGTTCCCGGATGGTATTTCGTTGTTAAATGACAACGAAGTCCTAATTGCAGACTTAGGGAATTCCACAATACAACGACTTAATATTCACACAGGAACTGTagtaaaaagttttggaaaaatcGGTGAAGAAAAAGGAGAGCTAAGAAATCCAATAGACGTTACCGTCGACGATGAAGGGCGCGTTGTTGTAACCGAGTGGGGCAATAATAGGATACAGGTGATGTCAGACGAGGGACAGTCTATTTTCACATTTGGAGACAAAGGCCCAGAGAAACTCTGTAGGCCAACCTGCTGCATTCCttacaaaaacatgtttctcgtATCTGATGGAGAAAACCACTGCAtaaaagcttttgatcagtCAGGAACATTCTTATACAAGTTTGGCAAAGAAGGGTATCAAGATGGACAATTTAAAACGCCGTATGGTTTGCTTGTAGACAGCTCCAATAATCTTCTAGTATGTGACTTTGACAATAACCGAGTTCAACAGTTTTCTTTAGACGGTCGCTTCATAGGCAAAAGTATCACCCGTTTATCTAATCCTACGGCGATAACAAAAGCATCAGACGGGCGCATTCTTGTTGCTAGCCATGGTGAGAAAAAAGTGTACATTTTGAAATAG
- the LOC131798764 gene encoding E3 ubiquitin-protein ligase TRIM71-like isoform X1, with amino-acid sequence MESLLVNLKKQVTCSICLDTYTEPKTISCLHTFCCECLEKHARVSQKQGKFRCPECQAVIYLPEGNRFDRLPNSFFHKSLLSLLAVRQSGEASSITCYHCSATNPQMYYCFDCGRFMCPDCFNAHEVLKKSFQGHKVTPLQDFKTEDYEALLKRQPFCSQEFHEREITRFFCSQCQVCICPICIVTDHQNHKVVLLDKAAHEEKDNIIFGAKLIKKMESELQEVIRQFEETISKLESNMATAKRGVEQTAEQMIANIREREREALESLEATRVPRLHKINLAKQEVESLVKQMNQAAQFAENLVQRTSSSDIMQNKETLKTKFEELLRVEVPKHQQTTFIKFTATSQKDLKLGFIEVNEGTAKAAKSTLEGLDQTFQAGVEAQFTLCPKTPGEEISNQADLKGRVELLIKPVKDVTDVIVEEKEDGNLRLKFTPKVPGAYSIEVKINGDKLPTCPMTMQVKERELVVVRELKLKLFSGDTLKGLYGIAVNTEGQIVVTDNNGHCVYVFDKDGNCLKKIGGRGSSTGQFQFPDGILFLNDNEVLIADNINDRIQRLDINTGTVVKSFGKKGREKGEFGRPIDVTVNDEERIVVTEHRNGRIQVMSEVGESIFTFGDKGSEKLLGPTCCTLYKNVFLVSDTSNHCIKAFDQLGTFLYKFGKQGNQDGQFNRPRGLLVDSSDNLLVCDFGNNRVQQFSLDGRFTGKSITRLSQPIAITKAPDGRILVTSYDEKKLYTLK; translated from the coding sequence ATGGAGTCGCTTTTGGTAAATCTCAAGAAACAAGTTACTTGTTCGATTTGCCTCGATACCTACACCGAGCCCAAAACTATATCATGTCTTCACACGTTTTGCTGTGAATGTTTGGAGAAACATGCAAGAGTGAGCCAGAAACAGGGAAAATTCAGATGCCCGGAGTGTCAAGCAGTGATCTATTTACCAGAAGGAAATCGCTTCGACCGTTTGCCTAACAGCTTCTTCCATAAAagtttgttgagtcttctcGCTGTTCGACAAAGTGGTGAGGCAAGTAGTATTACTTGTTATCATTGTAGCGCAACCAACCCTCAGATGTACTACTGCTTCGATTGCGGACGATTCATGTGCCCTGATTGTTTCAACGCACATGAAGTGCTCAAGAAGTCTTTTCAAGGACACAAAGTCACGCCACTTCAAGACTTCAAAACAGAAGATTACGAAGCATTATTAAAGCGACAACCGTTTTGCTCTCAAGAGTTCCACGAGAGAGAAATTACACGGTTTTTTTGCTCGCAGTGTCAAGTTTGCATTTGTCCAATTTGCATAGTCACGGATCATCAAAACCACAAAGTTGTTCTTCTCGACAAAGCAGCCCACGAGGAAAAGGATAACATCATTTTTGGCGctaaattgatcaagaaaatggAAAGCGAGCTTCAGGAAGTCATTAGGCAGTTTGAAGAAACCATTTCTAAGCTGGAAAGCAATATGGCAACGGCTAAGCGAGGCGTCGAGCAAACAGCTGAACAAATGATTGCAAATATTCGAGAGCGCGAGCGAGAGGCGTTGGAATCCCTGGAGGCAACACGCGTGCCGAGACTCCATAAAATTAACTTGGCCAAACAGGAAGTGGAATCCTTAGTAAAACAAATGAACCAAGCAGCTCAGTTTGCAGAAAACCTGGTGCAGAGAACCTCAAGCTCGGATATTATgcagaataaagaaactttaaagACTAAATTTGAAGAGCTCCTGCGAGTTGAAGTTCCAAAACATCAGCAGACGACATTCATTAAATTCACTGCGACATCTCAAAAGGACTTAAAACTGGGTTTTATTGAAGTCAACGAAGGCACCGCAAAGGCAGCTAAATCAACTTTAGAAGGACTGGATCAAACTTTCCAGGCTGGTGTAGAAGCACAGTTTACGTTATGTCCAAAGACACCTGGAGAAGAGATAAGTAACCAGGCGGATCTCAAGGGTCGAGTTGAACTGCTGATTAAACCCGTCAAAGATGTTACAGACGTGATtgttgaagagaaagaagacGGCAATCTTAGACTGAAGTTTACTCCCAAAGTACCTGGCGCCTATAGTATTGAGGTGAAGATTAACGGCGATAAACTACCGACCTGTCCCATGACTATGCAAGTAAAAGAACGTGAACTTGTTGTGGTCAGGGAGTTGAAGTTAAAGCTCTTTTCAGGCGACACGCTTAAAGGGTTGTATGGAATTGCTGTGAATACAGAAGGCCAGATAGTTGTGACAGATAACAATGGCCACTGTGTTTATGTGTTTGATAAAGATGGTAACTGTTTGAAGAAAATTGGAGGCCGAGGTAGCAGTACAGGACAATTTCAGTTCCCTGATggcattttgtttttaaatgacaaCGAAGTCCTAATTGCAGATAATATCAATGATAGAATACAGCGACTTGATATTAACACAGGAACTGTTGTTAAAAGTTTTGGGAAAAAAGGCAGAGAAAAAGGAGAGTTTGGCAGGCCAATAGACGTTACTGTGAATGATGAAGAACGCATTGTTGTAACCGAGCATAGGAATGGTAGGATACAGGTGATGTCAGAGGTAGGAGAGTCTATTTTCACATTTGGAGACAAAGGCTCAGAGAAACTGCTTGGTCCAACCTGCTGCACTCTTTATAAAAACGTGTTTCTCGTATCTGATACAAGCAACCACTGCAtaaaagcttttgatcagtTAGGAACATTCTTATACAAGTTCGGCAAACAAGGGAATCAAGATGGACAATTTAACCGGCCGCGTGGTTTGCTTGTAGACAGCTCCGATAATCTTTTAGTATGTGACTTTGGCAATAACCGAGTTCAGCAGTTTTCTTTAGACGGTCGCTTCACCGGCAAAAGTATCACCCGTTTATCTCAGCCTATAGCGATAACAAAAGCACCAGACGGGCGTATTCTTGTTACTAGCTATGATGAGAAAAAATTGTACACCTTGAAATAG
- the LOC131798764 gene encoding E3 ubiquitin-protein ligase TRIM71-like isoform X2 has protein sequence MESLLVNLKKQVTCSICLDTYTEPKTISCLHTFCCECLEKHARVSQKQGKFRCPECQAVIYLPEGNRFDRLPNSFFHKSLLSLLAVRQSGEASSITCYHCSATNPQMYYCFDCGRFMCPDCFNAHEVLKKSFQGHKVTPLQDFKTEDYEALLKRQPFCSQEFHEREITRFFCSQCQVCICPICIVTDHQNHKVVLLDKAAHEEKDNIIFGAKLIKKMESELQEVIRQFEETISKLESNMATAKRGVEQTAEQMIANIREREREALESLEATRVPRLHKINLAKQEVESLVKQMNQAAQFAENLVQRTSSSDIMQNKETLKTKFEELLRVEVPKHQQTTFIKFTATSQKDLKLGFIEVNEGTAKAAKSTLEGLDQTFQAGVEAQFTLCPKTPGEEISNQADLKGRVELLIKPVKDVTDVIVEEKEDGNLRLKFTPKVPGAYSIEVKINGDKLPTCPMTMQVKERELVVVRELKLKLFSGDTLKGLYGIAVNTEGQIVVTDNNGHCVYVFDKDGNCLKKIGGRGSSTGQFQFPDGILFLNDNEVLIADNINDRIQRLDINTGTVVKSFGKKGREKGEFGRPIDVTVNDEERIVVTEHRNGRIQVMSECCFITCLEELSAIISRLTITLGDKNLLT, from the exons ATGGAGTCGCTTTTGGTAAATCTCAAGAAACAAGTTACTTGTTCGATTTGCCTCGATACCTACACCGAGCCCAAAACTATATCATGTCTTCACACGTTTTGCTGTGAATGTTTGGAGAAACATGCAAGAGTGAGCCAGAAACAGGGAAAATTCAGATGCCCGGAGTGTCAAGCAGTGATCTATTTACCAGAAGGAAATCGCTTCGACCGTTTGCCTAACAGCTTCTTCCATAAAagtttgttgagtcttctcGCTGTTCGACAAAGTGGTGAGGCAAGTAGTATTACTTGTTATCATTGTAGCGCAACCAACCCTCAGATGTACTACTGCTTCGATTGCGGACGATTCATGTGCCCTGATTGTTTCAACGCACATGAAGTGCTCAAGAAGTCTTTTCAAGGACACAAAGTCACGCCACTTCAAGACTTCAAAACAGAAGATTACGAAGCATTATTAAAGCGACAACCGTTTTGCTCTCAAGAGTTCCACGAGAGAGAAATTACACGGTTTTTTTGCTCGCAGTGTCAAGTTTGCATTTGTCCAATTTGCATAGTCACGGATCATCAAAACCACAAAGTTGTTCTTCTCGACAAAGCAGCCCACGAGGAAAAGGATAACATCATTTTTGGCGctaaattgatcaagaaaatggAAAGCGAGCTTCAGGAAGTCATTAGGCAGTTTGAAGAAACCATTTCTAAGCTGGAAAGCAATATGGCAACGGCTAAGCGAGGCGTCGAGCAAACAGCTGAACAAATGATTGCAAATATTCGAGAGCGCGAGCGAGAGGCGTTGGAATCCCTGGAGGCAACACGCGTGCCGAGACTCCATAAAATTAACTTGGCCAAACAGGAAGTGGAATCCTTAGTAAAACAAATGAACCAAGCAGCTCAGTTTGCAGAAAACCTGGTGCAGAGAACCTCAAGCTCGGATATTATgcagaataaagaaactttaaagACTAAATTTGAAGAGCTCCTGCGAGTTGAAGTTCCAAAACATCAGCAGACGACATTCATTAAATTCACTGCGACATCTCAAAAGGACTTAAAACTGGGTTTTATTGAAGTCAACGAAGGCACCGCAAAGGCAGCTAAATCAACTTTAGAAGGACTGGATCAAACTTTCCAGGCTGGTGTAGAAGCACAGTTTACGTTATGTCCAAAGACACCTGGAGAAGAGATAAGTAACCAGGCGGATCTCAAGGGTCGAGTTGAACTGCTGATTAAACCCGTCAAAGATGTTACAGACGTGATtgttgaagagaaagaagacGGCAATCTTAGACTGAAGTTTACTCCCAAAGTACCTGGCGCCTATAGTATTGAGGTGAAGATTAACGGCGATAAACTACCGACCTGTCCCATGACTATGCAAGTAAAAGAACGTGAACTTGTTGTGGTCAGGGAGTTGAAGTTAAAGCTCTTTTCAGGCGACACGCTTAAAGGGTTGTATGGAATTGCTGTGAATACAGAAGGCCAGATAGTTGTGACAGATAACAATGGCCACTGTGTTTATGTGTTTGATAAAGATGGTAACTGTTTGAAGAAAATTGGAGGCCGAGGTAGCAGTACAGGACAATTTCAGTTCCCTGATggcattttgtttttaaatgacaaCGAAGTCCTAATTGCAGATAATATCAATGATAGAATACAGCGACTTGATATTAACACAGGAACTGTTGTTAAAAGTTTTGGGAAAAAAGGCAGAGAAAAAGGAGAGTTTGGCAGGCCAATAGACGTTACTGTGAATGATGAAGAACGCATTGTTGTAACCGAGCATAGGAATGGTAGGATACAGGTGATGTCAGAG tgctGTTTTATCACTTGTCTAGAAGAACTCTCAGCAATAATATCAAGACTTACAATTACACTTGGAGACAAAAACCTTTTGACTTGA
- the LOC136277751 gene encoding E3 ubiquitin-protein ligase TRIM71-like, translating to MESLLVNLKKQVTCSICLDTYTEPKTISCLHTFCCECLEKHARVSQKQGKFRCPECQAVIDLPEGNRFNRLPNSFFHKSLLSLLAVRQSGKASSITCYHCSATNPQMYYCFDCGRFMCPDCFNAHEVLKKSFQGHKVTPLQDFKVEDYEALLKRQPFCSQEFHEREITRFFCSQCQVCICPICIVTDHQNHKVVLLDKAAHEEKDNIISGAKLIKKMESELQEVITQFEETISKLESNMATAKRGVKQTAEQMIANIREREREALESLEATRVPRLHKINLAKQEVESLVKQMNQAAQFAGNLVQRTSSSDIMQNKETLKTKFEELLRVEVPKHQQTTFIKFTATSQKDLKLGFIEVNEGTAKAAKSTLEGLDQTFQAGVEAQFTLCSKTPGEEISNQADLKGRVELLIKPVKDVTDVIVEEKEDGNLRLKFTPKVPGAYSIEVKINGDKLPTCPMTMQVIERELVVVRELKLKLFSGDTLKGLYGISVNTEGQIVVTDNNGHCVYVFDKDGNCLKKIGGRGSSTGQFQFPDGILFLNDNEVLIADNINDRIQRLDINTGTVVKSFGKKGREKGEFGRPIDVTVNDEERIVVTEHRNGRIQVMSEVGESIFTFGDKGSEKLLGPTCCTLYKNVFLVSDTSNHCIKAFDQLGTFLYKFGKQGNQDGQFNRPRGLLVDSSDNLLVCDFGNNRVQQFSLDGRFTGKSITRLSQPIAITKAPDGRILVTSYDEKKLYTLK from the coding sequence ATGGAGTCGCTTTTGGTAAATCTCAAGAAACAAGTTACTTGTTCGATTTGCCTCGATACCTACACCGAGCCCAAAACTATATCATGTCTTCACACGTTTTGCTGTGAATGTTTGGAGAAACATGCAAGAGTGAGCCAGAAACAGGGAAAATTCAGATGCCCGGAGTGTCAAGCAGTGATCGATTTACCagaaggaaatcgcttcaacCGTTTGCCTAACAGCTTCTTCCATAAAagtttgttgagtcttctcGCTGTTCGACAGAGTGGCAAGGCAAGTAGTATTACTTGTTATCATTGTAGCGCAACCAACCCTCAGATGTACTACTGCTTCGATTGCGGACGATTCATGTGCCCTGATTGTTTCAACGCACATGAAGTGCTCAAGAAGTCTTTTCAAGGACACAAAGTCACGCCACTTCAAGACTTCAAAGTAGAAGATTACGAAGCATTGTTAAAGCGACAACCATTTTGTTCTCAAGAGTTCCACGAGAGAGAAATTACACGGTTTTTTTGCTCGCAGTGTCAAGTTTGCATTTGTCCAATTTGCATAGTCACGGATCATCAAAACCACAAAGTTGTTCTTCTCGACAAAGCAGCACACGAGGAAAAGGATAACATCATTTCGGGCGctaaattgatcaagaaaatggAAAGCGAGCTTCAGGAAGTCATTACGCAGTTTGAAGAAACCATTTCTAAGCTGGAAAGCAATATGGCAACGGCTAAGCGAGGCGTCAAGCAAACAGCTGAACAAATGATTGCAAATATTCGAGAGCGCGAGCGAGAGGCGTTGGAATCCCTGGAGGCAACACGCGTGCCGAGACTCCATAAAATTAACTTGGCCAAACAGGAAGTGGAATCCTTAGTAAAACAAATGAACCAAGCAGCTCAGTTTGCAGGAAACCTGGTGCAGAGAACCTCAAGCTCGGATATTAtgcaaaataaagaaactttaaagACTAAATTTGAAGAGCTCCTGCGAGTTGAAGTTCCAAAACATCAGCAGACGACATTCATTAAATTCACTGCGACATCTCAAAAGGACTTAAAACTGGGTTTTATTGAAGTCAACGAAGGCACCGCAAAGGCAGCTAAATCAACTTTAGAAGGACTGGATCAAACTTTCCAGGCTGGTGTAGAAGCACAGTTTACGTTATGTTCAAAGACACCTGGAGAAGAGATAAGTAACCAGGCGGATCTCAAGGGTCGAGTTGAACTGCTGATTAAACCCGTCAAAGATGTTACAGACGTGATtgttgaagagaaagaagacGGCAATCTTAGACTGAAGTTTACTCCCAAAGTACCTGGCGCCTATAGTATTGAGGTGAAGATTAACGGCGATAAACTACCGACCTGTCCCATGACTATGCAAGTAATAGAACGTGAACTTGTTGTGGTCAGGGAGTTGAAGTTAAAGCTCTTTTCAGGCGACACGCTTAAAGGGTTGTATGGAATTTCTGTGAATACAGAAGGCCAGATAGTTGTGACAGATAACAATGGCCACTGTGTTTATGTGTTTGATAAAGATGGTAACTGTTTGAAGAAAATTGGAGGCCGAGGTAGCAGTACAGGACAATTTCAGTTCCCTGATggcattttgtttttaaatgacaaCGAAGTCCTAATTGCAGATAATATCAATGATAGAATACAGCGACTTGATATTAACACAGGAACTGTTGTTAAAAGTTTTGGGAAAAAAGGCAGAGAAAAAGGAGAGTTTGGCAGGCCAATAGACGTTACTGTGAATGATGAAGAACGCATTGTTGTAACCGAGCATAGGAATGGTAGGATACAGGTGATGTCAGAGGTAGGAGAGTCTATTTTCACATTTGGAGACAAAGGCTCAGAGAAACTGCTTGGTCCAACCTGCTGCACTCTTTATAAAAACGTGTTTCTCGTATCTGATACAAGCAACCACTGCAtaaaagcttttgatcagtTAGGAACATTCTTATACAAGTTCGGCAAACAAGGGAATCAAGATGGACAATTTAACCGGCCGCGCGGTTTGCTTGTAGACAGCTCCGATAATCTTTTAGTATGTGACTTTGGCAATAACCGAGTTCAGCAGTTTTCTTTAGACGGTCGCTTCACCGGCAAAAGTATCACCCGTTTATCTCAGCCTATAGCGATAACAAAAGCACCAGACGGGCGTATTCTTGTTACTAGCTATGATGAGAAAAAATTGTACACTTTGAAATAG
- the LOC131768823 gene encoding uncharacterized protein — MGLEVYALVIFSSLALLAVAVDAQNDFGEETNGPKGEKLPWFTYEINNYLIYSLSKKSDQEPNDESADSVIVGIVEKILKESEIRGVVINSRILNVFRKKISLLHSAFKKASKSGGKSIKKLIDAWKAKNYSFKIFYHELENNSLIEENQQLRGQKRKAELDLAAEQAKRLKIEQELEDVIRDSENRKEQYKQKFKRLAKKAARMQKKGQRGPNKSKRFTDYTKQHQARLRRGFKEDCHSALSFLGLYNFIATKVEVFNNDTQQYETISLVEEGELQLETEPRELTDNDIDDINMWVYLKDKFNISNEAWHELAMKCKDMPTKYKICKHLDKLNANWNLRSTPGEVEGVQISFRESLEEQIKRLQKNGVLDKVNTIKVKLSGDGTNIGKRLKLENVTYTILNEKDAAMNEKGNYVLAIIKTTENYDNLKESLADLNNEMSNLKEITVNSHKYSIEYFLGGDWKFLACVCGLGAANQNFSCIWCKCPRNERFDISKKWSITDKSLGARDLQEIGKYAKYKQYNCKTNPLFDFIPIDHVIIDTLHLFLRISDNLIELLIRELRRKDAIDKVSTFSNGFCRNKYRHMAGYEKFVKELGINFEWKINRDSKKLEYRDLTGPEKLLLFQHINFHLLLPEFHNVDKLQALWGNFIDIMGDLKLNYTTDDAISSLKDKIKKWFQKFLDLYQAKDVTPYMHSLYAHVPEFLKLYQNLAYYTQQGMEKYNDTVSKDYFRSSNHRGVSALKQLFLKKHRIQLLEAAGLERVKESYNCGNCSTSGHTIKTCTAKCSKCDAPTFCAHLVKIDGKWKPRCDLINQ; from the exons ATGGGACTCGAAGTTTACGCGCTGGTGATTTTTTCTTCGCTGGCTCTTCTCGCGGTGGCGGTAGATGCACAAAACGATTTCGGCGAAGAAACAAATGGTCCAAAAGGGGAAAAACTGCCTTGGTTTACTtacgaaataaacaa ctatCTCATATATTCCCTGTCGAAGAAGTCTGATCAGGAGCCGAACGACGAAAGTGCTGATTCTGTGATTGTGGGAATCgtggaaaaaatattgaaggaATCTGAGATTCGCGGAGTTGTTATAAATTCCAGAATTCTCAACGTCTTCAGGAAAAAGATTTCTCTCCTCCATTCAGCGTTCAAGAAAGCGTCAAAAAGTGGGGGGAAAAGTATAAAGAAGCTAATTGATGCGTGGAAGGCAAAAAACTActccttcaaaattttctatCATGAGCTCGAAAACAACTCATTGATTGAGGAAAACCAACAGCTTCGTGGGCAGAAAAGGAAAGCTGAACTGGATTTAGCCGCAGAGCAGGCAAAGCGATTAAAGATTGAGCAGGAGCTTGAAGATGTTATTAGGGATTcggaaaacagaaaagaacaatacaaacaaaaattcaaaagattagcgaaaaaagcagcaagaatgcaaaaaaagggacaaagaggtccaaacaaaagcaaacgtTTCACTGATTATACTAAACAACATCAGGCAAGATTAAGGCGAGGATTTAAAGAAGACTGCCACTCAGCACTGTCATTTTTAGGCCTCTATAATTTTATTGCCACCAAGGTTGAGGTATTTAATAATGACACTCAACAATATGAAACTATTTCATTGGTAGAAGAGGGAGAGTTACAATTGGAAACAGAGCCAAGAGAACTGACCGACAATGATATTGATGACATCAATATGTGGGTTTACTTGAAGGACAAATTCAATATATCTAATGAAGCTTGGCATGAGTTGGCCATGAAGTGTAAAGACATGCccacaaaatataaaatatgcaaACACCTAGATAAGCTCAATGCCAATTGGAATCTGAGAAGTACACCAGGGGAGGTAGAGGGAGTACAGATTTCTTTCAGGGAGAGTCTTGAGGAACAGATAaaaaggctgcagaaaaatggAGTATTGGACAAGGTTAATACTATTAAAGTAAAGCTCAGTGGTGATGGTACCAACATTGGGAAAAGGCTTAAACTTGAAAATGTGACATAcacaattttgaatgaaaaggaTGCAGCAATGAATGAAAAAGGGAACTATGTTCTAGCAATAATTAAGACAACAGAGAACTATGACAATCTTAAAGAAAGCCTTGCTGATCTAAATAATGAAatgtcaaatttaaaagaaataactgtaaatAGTCATAAGTATAGCATTGAGTATTTTTTGGGAGGAGACTGGAAGTTTCTAGCCTGTGTTTGTGGTTTAGGGGCCGCCAATCAAAATTTCTCTTGTATTTGGTGTAAGTGCCCAAGAAATGAAAGGTTTGACATCAGTAAAAAGTGGTCTATAACTGACAAATCTCTTGGGGCAAGAGATTTACAAGAAATAGGTAAGTAtgcaaaatataaacaatataATTGTAAAACTAAtccattatttgattttattcctATAGACCATGTAATAATTGATACTCTACATTTATTTTTGAGAATATCTGATAATTTAATTGAACTTCTGATCAGGGAACTTCGCAGGAAAGATGCCATTGACAAGGTATCTACTTTTTCAAATGGGTTTTGTCGAAATAAGTATAGACATATGGCTGGGTATGAGAAATTTGTAAAAGAACttggaattaattttgaatGGAAAATTAATAGGGACAGCAAGAAGTTGGAGTACAGAGACCTTACTGGACCTGAAAAACTCTTGCTTTTCCAACATATCAATTTTCACTTACTATTACCAGAGTTTCATAATGTGGACAAGCTGCAAGCCCTTTGGGGTAATTTCATAGATATTATGGGTGATCTTAAACTTAATTACACTACAGATGATGCTATCTCTAGCCTCAAAGACAAAATCAAAAAATGGTTTCAAAAATTCTTAGACctttaccaagcaaaagatgtaACACCATATATGCATTCTTTGTATGCTCATGTACCTGAATTTTTAAAGCTCTACCAAAATTTAGCTTATTACACTCAGCAAGGTATGGAGAAGTACAATGACACTGTATCAAAGGACTACTTTAGATCATCTAATCATAGAGGGGTTTCTGCTCTAAAGcaacttttcttgaaaaaacaCAGAATACAGCTTTTGGAAGCAGCTGGTTTGGAAAGGGTGAAGGAAAGTTACAACTGTGGAAACTGTTCAACTTCTGGCCATACCATCAAAACATGTACTGCAAAATGCAGCAAATGCGATGCTCCAACTTTCTGTGCACATCTTGTTAAAATAGATGGTAAATGGAAGCCAAGATGTGATTTAATCAATCAGTAA